Within the Bacillus pumilus genome, the region ATGAAGAGCCTCTTAATCAAACAGAGGAAAAAGAGCCAGCCTTTTCTGAGCCTCAAGACTATATTGAAGCTGACTTACATAATCAGCAAGCCGAAGTATATCACGAACCGCCGGTAGAAACTGAGCCTGTACAGGATGTTTCGGGTGAAAACGAAGAAATACAAGACGAGCCGGTAGAACAGTTTGTCGACCATACTCAGGAAATAGAACCATTGACATTCGAAACAGCGGAAAACACACATTCCGCTATTGAAATGGAAGTAGACATGCCGGCAGAAGAAGTAGAGGTACTAGACGACATCTCAGCAGAACCTGTCGAGGAAATAGAAGCTGATTCCACTTTAGACCATCAAGAAGAAGTGTCAGCGGCAGCATTGGAAGAAACTGAACCAGTTGCCGAGTATGATCTGCAAGAAGATCAAGTGAAGCCAATAGAACAAGAAGCAGACGAACAGACAGCTACTGAACGAGTAGAACCGGTCATAGAGCAGCGAGAAAAGCAAGAACAAGTGCATGAAGTGATGGAAGAAAAACCGAAACAGGCATCTCCTCAGCCACAACGTGCAAGCGGACAAACCTCAACGGTTCCTTTTAACGTCATGATGTTAAAAAGTGATCAGCGCGTGCAAGGACAAAAGAAAGCAGCAGATGCAAAGGGATATGTGTTTCCAAGCCTCGCCCTTTTAGACGTACCTCCAGCTCAAAAAGAAGAGGACGGGACATGGGTGAAAGAGCGGGCAGAGCTGCTCAATGCCACGCTGAAAAATTTCAATGTCAGAGCAAGTGTTGTTCATGTCACGCAAGGCCCTTCTGTGACAAGGTTTGAAGTACATCCAGAACCAGGTGTCAAAGTGAATAAAATTACGAACCTGTCAGATGATATTAAACTCAGTTTGTCCGCAAAGGATATACGAATTGAAGCACCGATTCCAGGAAAGAACACGATCGGGATTGAAGTGCCGAACCTTCACAGTAAAATGGTTTTCTTAAGAGAGATGATCAGAAGCAGTGCGTTTAGAGACAATCCATCTCCTTTAACAGCAGCACTCGGATTAGATATCTCAGGACAGCCTGTTGTCGTTGATCTGCAAAAAATGCCGCATGGCTTAATTGCTGGAGCAACAGGTTCAGGAAAAAGTGTTTGCATCAATACCATTTTAGTGAGCTTAATGTTTAAAGCATCACCAGATGAAGTGAAAATGCTGTTAATCGACCCTAAAATGGTTGAATTAGCGCCGTATAATCATATTCCGCATCTCGTGAGTCCTGTTATCACCGATGCCAAGACAGCGACAGCTGCTCTGAAATGGGTAGTAGATGAAATGGAAAGACGCTACGAGTTGTTTGCGCACTCTGGTGTGAGAGAAATTAAACGATTCAATGAGCTTTTTAAAGAAAAACAAATGGGTGAAAAATTGCCTTATCTTGTTGTAGTGATCGATGAGCTCGCTGATTTAATGATGGTCGCACCAAATGAAGTCGAAGAAAGCATTTGCCGAATTGCGCAGAAAGCAAGAGCGTGCGGCATTCACTTATTGATTGCGACACAAAGACCTTCTGTTGATGTCATCACAGGTCTAATTAAAGCCAATATTCCAACAAGAATTGCTTTCTCTGTCTCAAGTCAGGTCGATTCTAGAACGATCATCGACATGGCAGGTGCAGAAAAGCTTCTCGGAAAAGGAGACATGCTCTTCTTAGAAAATGGCTCCGGCAAGCCGACGAGACTGCAAGGGAACTTTGTATCAGACCGTGAGATCGATGAAGTAGTGGCACATGTTAGAAAACAGCGGAAGCCGGTGTTCCTTTTCGAACAGGAGGAATTAATGCTCCAAGGCTCTGCGATTACAGATGAAGATGAATTGTTTATGGATGCGTGCCGTTTTGCCATTGAGCAAAATAGCGCTAGTACATCGAGTTTGCAGAGAAGATTTAGAATTGGCTACAATCGTGCTGCGAGATTGATCGACATGATGGAACGCGAGGGCATGATCTCTGGTGCAAAAGGCAGTAAGCCAAGGGAAGTCCTCATGACACTGAGTGACTTAGAACAGTTGATCTAAACAAACCACTTCATTTTTTTCATAAACATGGTATGATAGCACATAGGTGCAATTTTGGAATTGGACGCTTTTCGCATGCCTGTCAGAACGCTTTTGTATGTAAAATGAGCGAAATCAGGTGTTAGAAATAGGAAAGTTGTCGGATACTAATCATAGTTAATATTGATTAGAATAGGAAGATCGGAAAAAAATCTTTATTTGGAGCTGCGATCTGTGAACCGCTAGAGGCGAAAATCACAAGTTGCAAATTGAAATGAGCGTCATATACTGTAAGTCAGATAGACGTTTGTTGGAGGTACAATTATGACTGTTTATCATTTTGTTGGAATAAAAGGGACAGGTATGAGTCCACTGGCCCAAATTCTTCATGATACTGGGTATACTGTCCAAGGATCGGATATCGAAAAACATATCTTTACACAAAAAGCATTAGAAGAACGAAATATTAAAATTCTTCCATTTGACCCAGATAATATTCAGCCAGGGATGACCGTCATTGCAGGTAATGCATTTCCTGATACACACCCTGAGATTGAACGTGCCCTTTCTGAAGGGATTCCTGTCATTCGTTACCATAAATTCCTTGGAGAATACATGGATTCATTCACAAACGTTGCGATTACTGGTGCTCATGGTAAAACGTCAACAACAGGACTGCTTGCCCATGTGATGCAATCAGCGAAACCAACTTCATACTTAATCGGCGATGGATCTGGTATGGGGAAAGAAAACAGCGAGTATTTTGTATTTGAAGCATGCGAATACCGCAGACACTTCCTCAGCTATCATCCAGACTATGCGATCATGACCAATATTGATTTTGATCATCCTGATTATTTCTCAGACATTGACGACGTGTTTGATGCGTTTCAAAACATGGCACT harbors:
- a CDS encoding DNA translocase FtsK; protein product: MSWLDKFFSVFLGEEQKEEKALRPEEGPVAPKQPVFEQHKEYKKIEDTKVYYEYPTGNFRFPLVPDEPQRDGVKQERRRPKQGQSMAKQKTYESKQTVQPDTNKKPFKPEQIPSPIYGYHQDMRPKRTEAKEELSSVQMKAAETAQRVTLLSEEAERERNVRQQMNIPSIRKENRMEETVPAPAEERVDVKTDVTPLTLQEELAYHDHVQSTMERLNEEPLNQTEEKEPAFSEPQDYIEADLHNQQAEVYHEPPVETEPVQDVSGENEEIQDEPVEQFVDHTQEIEPLTFETAENTHSAIEMEVDMPAEEVEVLDDISAEPVEEIEADSTLDHQEEVSAAALEETEPVAEYDLQEDQVKPIEQEADEQTATERVEPVIEQREKQEQVHEVMEEKPKQASPQPQRASGQTSTVPFNVMMLKSDQRVQGQKKAADAKGYVFPSLALLDVPPAQKEEDGTWVKERAELLNATLKNFNVRASVVHVTQGPSVTRFEVHPEPGVKVNKITNLSDDIKLSLSAKDIRIEAPIPGKNTIGIEVPNLHSKMVFLREMIRSSAFRDNPSPLTAALGLDISGQPVVVDLQKMPHGLIAGATGSGKSVCINTILVSLMFKASPDEVKMLLIDPKMVELAPYNHIPHLVSPVITDAKTATAALKWVVDEMERRYELFAHSGVREIKRFNELFKEKQMGEKLPYLVVVIDELADLMMVAPNEVEESICRIAQKARACGIHLLIATQRPSVDVITGLIKANIPTRIAFSVSSQVDSRTIIDMAGAEKLLGKGDMLFLENGSGKPTRLQGNFVSDREIDEVVAHVRKQRKPVFLFEQEELMLQGSAITDEDELFMDACRFAIEQNSASTSSLQRRFRIGYNRAARLIDMMEREGMISGAKGSKPREVLMTLSDLEQLI